Proteins from a genomic interval of Microbacterium phyllosphaerae:
- the thiM gene encoding hydroxyethylthiazole kinase has translation MSDRLRPESESTLAATAAELLSALRETPPLTHCITNTVVTGFTANVLLALGAAPAMVDIVDEAGLFAGVASGVLINLGTPTPEQREASLEAVAGANAAGTPWVLDPVAIGALPVRTALAHDLVAARPTAIRGNASEILALAGLSAGGRGVDATDTPDAAIDAAVALAVRHGSVVAVSGAVDLITDGHRVVRIANGDELLTRVTGGGCALGAVMAAFLGAARTTGTESLVAVAAASLAYTVAAERAAMRASGPGSFAVELLDALASVQPHDLAAAAHIEERAL, from the coding sequence TTGAGCGATCGTCTGCGTCCAGAATCCGAATCGACCCTGGCGGCCACGGCTGCCGAGCTGCTGTCCGCGCTCCGCGAGACACCACCGCTGACCCACTGCATCACGAACACCGTCGTCACGGGCTTCACGGCCAACGTGCTGCTGGCTCTCGGCGCCGCACCCGCCATGGTCGACATCGTCGACGAGGCGGGGCTCTTCGCGGGAGTCGCGTCCGGGGTGCTGATCAACCTCGGCACGCCCACACCCGAGCAGCGGGAGGCGAGCCTGGAGGCCGTCGCCGGCGCGAATGCCGCGGGCACCCCGTGGGTGCTCGATCCCGTCGCGATCGGGGCGCTGCCCGTGCGCACCGCGCTCGCGCACGACCTCGTCGCCGCGCGTCCCACGGCGATCCGGGGGAACGCCTCCGAGATCCTCGCGCTCGCCGGGCTGAGTGCGGGCGGGCGAGGCGTCGACGCGACCGATACGCCGGACGCCGCCATCGACGCGGCTGTCGCGCTCGCCGTCCGTCACGGTTCCGTCGTCGCGGTGTCCGGTGCCGTCGACCTCATCACCGACGGCCACCGCGTCGTGCGCATCGCGAACGGCGACGAACTGCTCACCCGCGTCACCGGGGGAGGCTGTGCTCTGGGTGCCGTGATGGCCGCGTTCCTGGGCGCGGCGCGCACGACAGGCACCGAATCCCTCGTCGCCGTGGCCGCTGCCAGCCTGGCCTACACGGTCGCCGCAGAACGTGCGGCGATGCGAGCCTCGGGTCCCGGCAGCTTCGCGGTCGAGCTCCTCGACGCGCTCGCGTCTGTACAGCCGCACGACCTCGCCGCTGCGGCGCACATCGAGGAGCGTGCGCTGTGA
- a CDS encoding NAD-dependent epimerase/dehydratase family protein, with the protein MTDVLILGGTGWLSGRIARRMLVNGATVMCLARGGRPSPEGASLVLADRDDPAAYDTVSGRDWDQVIDISSNAAHVAAAVAALGERAARWTYVSSMSVYSDDATIGADETASVHAPAQPGDEYEYGAQKVAAESAVRALGERALIVRPGLIVGEGDPSDRFGYWAAAFLRAVDGPVLLPNAEGRSTQVIDVDDLSEFIATTSATGVINAIGDRHPLADVLATVRRLADHRGDTVVAEDDWLVENGVEFWAGERSLPLWLPADMTGFMTRANARYCAAGGDLRPLDETVAVVIADEQARGIDRDRRAGLTRSDELALVQLLS; encoded by the coding sequence ATGACAGATGTGCTGATCCTCGGCGGAACAGGCTGGTTGTCGGGTCGGATCGCCCGACGGATGCTGGTGAACGGGGCGACCGTGATGTGCCTCGCACGGGGAGGACGTCCGTCGCCTGAGGGGGCGAGCCTCGTGCTGGCCGACCGCGACGACCCGGCCGCGTACGACACCGTCTCGGGTCGCGACTGGGATCAGGTGATCGACATCTCATCGAACGCGGCGCACGTGGCGGCGGCGGTCGCCGCTCTCGGGGAGCGAGCCGCCCGTTGGACCTACGTCTCGTCGATGTCGGTGTACTCCGACGACGCCACCATCGGTGCCGACGAGACGGCCTCCGTGCACGCGCCGGCCCAGCCCGGGGACGAGTACGAGTACGGCGCGCAGAAGGTCGCGGCCGAGAGCGCCGTGCGCGCACTGGGCGAGCGAGCGCTGATCGTGCGCCCCGGGCTGATCGTCGGCGAGGGCGACCCGAGTGATCGATTCGGATACTGGGCGGCGGCATTCCTCAGGGCCGTGGACGGACCGGTTCTGCTCCCGAACGCCGAAGGCCGCAGTACGCAGGTCATCGACGTCGACGACCTGTCGGAGTTCATCGCCACGACCTCGGCCACCGGTGTGATCAACGCGATTGGTGACCGGCATCCGCTCGCCGACGTCCTCGCGACCGTCAGGCGGCTCGCTGATCACCGGGGCGACACGGTGGTGGCTGAGGACGACTGGCTCGTCGAGAACGGCGTCGAATTCTGGGCGGGGGAGCGCTCGCTGCCCCTCTGGCTGCCCGCCGATATGACGGGCTTCATGACCCGAGCCAACGCCCGGTACTGCGCCGCGGGCGGCGACCTGCGACCGCTCGACGAGACCGTCGCGGTCGTCATCGCCGACGAGCAGGCGAGAGGGATCGATCGGGACAGGCGTGCCGGCCTCACCCGCTCGGATGAGCTCGCGCTGGTGCAGCTGCTGAGCTGA
- a CDS encoding DUF402 domain-containing protein, whose amino-acid sequence MSILPHSTPAAVPDGVRAMGEGPFLQPGDQIDWHYRKPGWQPGDASTITPMRVVRDDARGLVAWLAPGTLQEGQGTPAGERVRTVPLERRWLEPRTRIVEEWWGNGILRIAPAGAAWSVWLFWSEVSGPDWQFAGWYVNLENAHLRTDRDTYSSDHILDVEIEPDGRISLKDEDELVAAIAQGRLTREQAAQIERHADAAIESFHSGEWPFDPRWQAWRPDPSWTMPELTGLSDLRRP is encoded by the coding sequence ATGAGCATCCTTCCCCACAGCACCCCTGCGGCGGTGCCCGACGGTGTCCGTGCGATGGGCGAGGGGCCGTTCCTCCAGCCGGGCGATCAGATCGACTGGCACTACCGCAAGCCGGGCTGGCAGCCGGGTGACGCATCGACCATCACGCCCATGCGCGTGGTCCGCGACGACGCGCGCGGGCTCGTGGCCTGGCTCGCACCGGGCACGCTGCAGGAGGGCCAGGGGACTCCGGCGGGTGAGCGGGTGCGCACGGTGCCGCTGGAGCGTCGGTGGCTCGAGCCGCGGACCCGCATCGTCGAGGAGTGGTGGGGCAACGGGATCCTGCGTATCGCCCCCGCGGGGGCCGCGTGGTCCGTGTGGCTGTTCTGGAGCGAGGTGAGCGGACCGGACTGGCAGTTCGCCGGGTGGTACGTCAACCTCGAGAACGCGCATCTGCGTACGGACCGCGACACCTACTCGTCGGATCACATCCTCGACGTCGAGATCGAACCCGACGGCAGGATCTCACTCAAGGACGAGGACGAACTCGTCGCCGCCATCGCACAGGGGCGGCTCACGCGGGAGCAGGCCGCACAGATCGAGCGTCATGCGGATGCGGCGATCGAGTCGTTCCACTCGGGTGAGTGGCCGTTCGATCCGCGGTGGCAGGCCTGGCGCCCCGACCCGTCGTGGACCATGCCTGAGCTGACCGGGCTCTCCGACCTGCGCCGGCCGTGA
- the pheT gene encoding phenylalanine--tRNA ligase subunit beta has translation MRVPLSWLREYVDLAADATPEDVLAAMVTVGFEEEDVHRFEISGPVVVGQVVSLEGEPQSNGKTINWCQVDVGEANGGIRGIVCGAHNFVAGDKVVVTLPGAVLPGPFPIAARKTYGHVSDGMIASARELGLGDEHNGILVLADLGIDAPVGTDAISLLGLDDVAVEINVTPDRGYAFSLRGVAREYSHATGVTFRDPAERDFAELQPGSGHTAVVDDTAPIRGRVGASEFVTRVVRDVDPSRPTPPWMIARLSLAGMRSLGILIDITNYVMLELGQPLHGYDLDKLAGGITVRRANTGEKMTTLDGQERTLHGEDLLITDESGPIGLAGVMGGGTTEMSDTTHNVLIEAAIFDPITIARTARRHKLPSEASKRFERGVDPLVPFVAARRAADLMVEFAGGSLTEEGGALFAEVFVADIELPTGFVQGLIGVDYTDAEIEGALTTIGADVTATDAGWTVIPPTWRPDLTDKWSLAEEVARIHGLDRIPSVLPTPPSGRGLTAHQQGRRRVSDALAAAGFVETPSFPFTTEAENDLHGSASGEHLPSIRLANALDGSAPFLRRSLIPGLLQTAHRNISRGLTDLALFETGVVFLPEPGVEYGTDEVPPLGARPSDETLAALNASIPPQHRHVAVLLTGNVIARQPGRAAEPAGLSEALDAARVIAAAAGVDIDVVQGQRAALHPGRTGVLSVGDTEVGYVGELHPDVASGADLPGRATVLELDLDGVLALADARAVAASLSTFPAATQDVSLVLGVDVPAGEVRAALTEGAGKMLEAIRLVDDYRGEGLAEGEKSLTFALRFRADDRTLTAAEATEAKLAGVAVASERFGATLRD, from the coding sequence ATGCGCGTCCCGCTTTCGTGGTTGCGTGAGTACGTCGATCTGGCAGCGGATGCGACGCCCGAGGATGTCCTCGCGGCGATGGTCACCGTCGGCTTCGAAGAGGAGGACGTGCACCGCTTCGAGATCTCGGGTCCCGTGGTCGTCGGACAGGTCGTCTCCCTCGAGGGGGAGCCGCAGTCGAACGGCAAGACCATCAACTGGTGCCAGGTCGACGTCGGAGAGGCGAACGGCGGCATCCGCGGGATCGTCTGCGGCGCCCACAACTTCGTCGCCGGTGACAAGGTCGTCGTGACCCTGCCCGGTGCCGTGCTGCCCGGTCCGTTCCCGATCGCCGCGCGCAAGACCTACGGTCACGTGTCCGACGGCATGATCGCGTCTGCGCGCGAGCTGGGTCTCGGCGACGAGCACAACGGCATCCTCGTGCTGGCCGACCTCGGCATCGACGCTCCCGTCGGCACCGACGCCATCAGCCTGCTCGGGCTCGACGACGTCGCCGTCGAGATCAACGTCACACCCGACCGCGGGTACGCGTTCTCTCTGCGAGGCGTCGCCCGCGAGTACTCGCACGCCACCGGCGTCACCTTCCGTGACCCGGCCGAGCGCGACTTCGCCGAGCTCCAGCCGGGCAGCGGGCACACGGCGGTCGTCGACGATACCGCCCCCATCCGCGGGCGTGTCGGTGCGAGCGAATTCGTCACCCGCGTGGTCCGCGATGTCGACCCGTCTCGGCCGACCCCGCCCTGGATGATCGCTCGTCTGTCGCTCGCGGGCATGCGCTCGCTCGGCATCCTGATCGACATCACCAACTACGTGATGCTCGAGCTCGGCCAGCCGCTCCACGGCTACGACCTCGACAAGCTCGCAGGCGGGATCACCGTGCGCCGCGCGAACACCGGCGAGAAGATGACGACTCTCGACGGCCAGGAACGCACGCTCCATGGCGAAGACCTGCTCATCACGGACGAGTCGGGTCCGATCGGCCTCGCCGGTGTCATGGGCGGCGGCACCACCGAGATGAGCGACACCACGCACAACGTGCTCATCGAGGCGGCGATCTTCGACCCCATCACGATCGCGCGCACCGCCCGTCGGCACAAGCTGCCGAGCGAGGCCTCCAAGCGCTTCGAACGCGGCGTCGACCCCCTGGTGCCCTTCGTCGCTGCTCGCCGCGCCGCCGACCTGATGGTCGAGTTCGCCGGCGGGTCGCTCACCGAGGAGGGTGGCGCCCTCTTCGCCGAGGTCTTCGTCGCCGACATCGAGCTGCCGACCGGTTTCGTGCAGGGCCTGATCGGCGTCGACTACACCGACGCCGAGATCGAGGGCGCGCTGACGACGATCGGCGCGGACGTCACCGCGACGGATGCCGGCTGGACCGTCATCCCGCCGACCTGGCGCCCCGACCTCACCGACAAGTGGTCGCTCGCCGAGGAGGTCGCCCGCATCCACGGTCTCGACCGTATCCCCTCGGTGCTGCCCACGCCGCCGTCCGGCCGTGGCCTGACCGCGCACCAGCAGGGCCGTCGTCGGGTGTCCGACGCGCTGGCCGCTGCCGGCTTCGTCGAGACGCCGTCCTTCCCCTTCACCACCGAGGCGGAGAACGATCTGCACGGATCGGCGTCGGGCGAGCATTTGCCCAGCATCCGGCTCGCGAACGCGCTCGACGGATCCGCTCCGTTCCTGCGCCGCTCGCTCATCCCCGGGCTCCTGCAGACCGCGCACCGCAACATCTCGCGAGGCCTCACCGACCTCGCCCTGTTCGAGACCGGCGTCGTCTTCCTCCCGGAGCCGGGCGTCGAGTACGGCACCGACGAGGTGCCTCCGCTCGGTGCTCGCCCGTCGGATGAGACGCTCGCCGCGCTGAACGCGTCGATCCCGCCGCAGCATCGCCACGTCGCAGTGCTGCTCACGGGCAACGTGATCGCACGGCAGCCCGGCCGAGCCGCAGAGCCGGCTGGTCTGTCCGAGGCGCTCGATGCGGCTCGGGTCATCGCCGCGGCCGCAGGCGTCGACATCGACGTCGTCCAGGGGCAGCGTGCCGCGCTGCACCCGGGGCGCACGGGCGTGCTGTCCGTCGGCGACACCGAGGTCGGATACGTCGGCGAACTGCACCCCGACGTGGCGTCCGGTGCCGACCTTCCCGGTCGTGCCACGGTGCTCGAACTCGACCTCGACGGCGTCCTCGCGCTGGCGGATGCCCGTGCCGTCGCCGCCTCGCTGTCGACGTTCCCCGCCGCCACGCAGGACGTCTCGCTCGTGCTCGGCGTCGATGTGCCGGCAGGTGAGGTCCGTGCTGCGCTGACCGAGGGCGCCGGGAAGATGCTCGAGGCGATCCGTCTCGTCGACGATTACCGCGGCGAGGGACTCGCCGAGGGGGAGAAGAGCCTGACGTTCGCGCTCCGGTTCCGCGCGGACGACCGCACCCTCACGGCTGCCGAGGCGACCGAGGCGAAGCTCGCGGGAGTCGCCGTCGCGTCCGAGCGTTTCGGCGCGACCCTCCGCGACTGA
- the pheS gene encoding phenylalanine--tRNA ligase subunit alpha, whose product MSESPEITPEAVEAAVAAALEAIAAAADTAELKAARAAHVAEGSPLAVLNASMRQVAPENKAAFGKLVGQGRGQVTKALAAKEAELATAEVAARLESERVDITAVPSRTRVGARHPLTLLSEQISDIFVGMGWEIAEGPELEHEWFNFDALNFDVDHPARQEQDTFYVDPPSRHLVMRTHTSPVQVRSMLDRDVPIYVLCPGRVYRTDEFDATHLPVFTQFEGLVVDKGISMAHLKGTLDHVARQLFGPEAKTRFRTNFFPFTEPSAELDLWHPTFKGGARWIEWGGCGMVNPNVLRAAGIDPDVYSGFAFGMGVERGLMFRSDVQDMRDMAEGDVRFSEQYGMVV is encoded by the coding sequence GTGTCTGAGTCTCCCGAAATCACCCCGGAAGCAGTCGAGGCCGCTGTCGCAGCCGCCCTCGAAGCGATCGCCGCCGCCGCCGATACGGCCGAGCTGAAGGCCGCCCGTGCCGCCCACGTCGCAGAAGGATCCCCCCTCGCGGTCCTGAACGCGTCGATGCGCCAGGTGGCCCCAGAGAACAAGGCCGCGTTCGGCAAGCTCGTCGGCCAGGGCCGCGGGCAGGTCACCAAGGCCCTCGCCGCGAAAGAGGCCGAGCTCGCCACCGCCGAGGTCGCCGCCCGTCTCGAATCCGAGCGTGTCGACATCACGGCCGTTCCGTCGCGCACGCGCGTCGGAGCACGGCATCCGCTGACCCTGCTGAGCGAGCAGATCTCGGACATCTTCGTCGGCATGGGTTGGGAGATCGCGGAAGGACCCGAGCTCGAGCACGAGTGGTTCAACTTCGACGCCCTGAACTTCGACGTCGACCACCCCGCTCGCCAGGAGCAGGACACGTTCTACGTCGACCCGCCCTCGCGCCACCTCGTGATGCGCACGCACACGAGCCCCGTGCAGGTGCGCTCGATGCTCGACCGTGACGTGCCGATCTACGTGCTGTGCCCGGGTCGCGTCTACCGCACCGACGAGTTCGACGCGACGCACCTCCCGGTCTTCACGCAGTTCGAGGGGCTGGTCGTCGACAAGGGCATCTCGATGGCGCATCTCAAGGGCACGCTCGACCACGTCGCGCGTCAGCTCTTCGGTCCGGAGGCCAAGACGCGCTTCCGCACGAACTTCTTCCCCTTCACCGAGCCGTCCGCCGAGCTCGACCTGTGGCATCCGACCTTCAAGGGCGGCGCGCGCTGGATCGAGTGGGGCGGATGCGGAATGGTCAACCCGAACGTCCTCCGGGCGGCCGGGATCGACCCCGACGTGTACAGCGGTTTCGCGTTCGGGATGGGCGTCGAGCGCGGGCTCATGTTCCGCAGCGACGTGCAGGACATGAGGGACATGGCAGAGGGCGATGTCCGATTCAGCGAGCAGTACGGGATGGTGGTGTGA
- a CDS encoding amino acid ABC transporter permease — protein sequence MSSVLYDVPGPRAIARNRLIAVATIILVLAAIGFIVFRMVETGQFSAEKWFVFTFANVWMGILKALGNTLAAFALAAVLSVILGFVLAIGRLSEHAWVRIPVTAITELFRAVPVLVFMMLLYYGLPVVGVKMEPYWAVVIALMAYNGSVLAEVLRAGIESLPRGQKEAGYAIGLRKSGVMRLILLPQAIRAMLPVIVAQLVVTMKDTALGFIITYPELLYYAKQLTSQQGRPILQSAFVIGGIYIIMCLILSGIARWVEISTRRSPKVQAIQGGEDPRQHEDGTNTELIALQKGAGKFDQGGGPGTI from the coding sequence ATGAGCTCTGTACTGTACGACGTCCCGGGGCCCCGGGCCATCGCCCGGAACCGCCTCATCGCGGTCGCGACGATCATCCTCGTCCTCGCGGCGATCGGCTTCATCGTCTTCCGGATGGTCGAGACCGGCCAATTCTCCGCCGAGAAGTGGTTCGTCTTCACCTTCGCCAACGTCTGGATGGGAATCCTCAAGGCGCTCGGCAACACTCTCGCCGCGTTCGCGCTGGCTGCCGTCCTCAGCGTCATCCTCGGCTTCGTCCTGGCGATCGGGCGTCTCTCGGAGCACGCGTGGGTGCGGATCCCGGTCACCGCGATCACCGAGCTGTTCCGTGCCGTCCCCGTGCTGGTCTTCATGATGCTGCTCTACTACGGCCTCCCCGTGGTCGGCGTCAAGATGGAGCCGTACTGGGCCGTCGTCATCGCGCTGATGGCGTACAACGGGTCGGTCCTCGCCGAGGTGCTGCGAGCAGGCATCGAATCCCTGCCACGAGGACAGAAGGAGGCCGGGTACGCCATCGGACTCCGCAAGAGCGGTGTGATGCGGCTGATCCTTCTGCCGCAGGCGATCCGAGCGATGCTCCCGGTGATCGTCGCCCAGCTCGTCGTCACGATGAAGGACACCGCGCTCGGCTTCATCATCACGTACCCCGAGCTGCTGTACTACGCGAAGCAGCTCACCTCGCAGCAGGGGCGCCCGATCCTGCAGTCGGCTTTCGTGATCGGCGGCATCTACATCATCATGTGCCTGATCCTCTCGGGCATCGCGCGATGGGTCGAGATCAGCACGCGGCGCTCGCCCAAGGTGCAGGCCATCCAGGGCGGCGAAGATCCTCGCCAGCATGAAGACGGCACCAACACCGAGCTCATCGCGCTGCAGAAGGGTGCAGGCAAGTTCGACCAGGGTGGTGGCCCAGGCACGATCTGA
- a CDS encoding amino acid ABC transporter permease produces MDVIFGNLDLWGQAISNTLIVFFAGGLIALVLGLIVGAMRVSPVPIARGVGTVYVNTVRNTPLTLVFFFFIFGYPQLGLPDLSNLVLGILAIGIYTATYVAEVLRAGINTVPVGQAEAARAIGLPFGQVMGLVILPQAFRSVVPPMMSVFIALLKNTTVAAGFSVAELAALRSTINDSADRPGNPMEVLLWVAVVFVALVLLLSWLQRYLENRWRIAR; encoded by the coding sequence GTGGACGTCATCTTCGGCAACCTCGACCTGTGGGGACAGGCGATCAGCAACACGCTGATCGTGTTCTTCGCCGGCGGGCTCATCGCTCTGGTCCTCGGACTGATCGTCGGAGCGATGCGCGTATCGCCGGTGCCGATCGCCCGGGGCGTCGGCACCGTGTACGTCAACACCGTGCGCAACACCCCGCTCACCCTCGTGTTCTTCTTCTTCATCTTCGGGTACCCGCAGCTGGGTCTGCCTGACCTGTCGAACCTCGTGCTCGGCATCCTCGCGATCGGCATCTACACCGCGACGTATGTGGCCGAAGTGCTGAGGGCGGGAATCAACACCGTTCCGGTCGGGCAGGCCGAGGCCGCACGAGCGATCGGCCTGCCGTTCGGGCAGGTGATGGGCCTCGTCATCCTCCCGCAGGCCTTCCGTTCCGTGGTCCCGCCGATGATGAGCGTCTTCATCGCCCTCCTCAAGAACACGACCGTCGCCGCAGGGTTCTCGGTCGCCGAGCTCGCGGCACTGCGATCCACGATCAACGATTCCGCCGACCGCCCGGGCAACCCGATGGAAGTCCTCCTCTGGGTCGCCGTGGTGTTCGTCGCCCTGGTGCTGCTGTTGAGCTGGTTGCAGCGATATCTCGAGAACCGATGGAGGATCGCGCGATGA
- a CDS encoding amino acid ABC transporter ATP-binding protein, whose product MTSGKPLVVVDNVQKHYGDFQALTDIDLTVNAGEVVVVIGPSGSGKSTLCRTINRLETITSGTISIDGKALPAEGKGLATLRADVGMVFQSFNLFAHLTILENVTLGPIKVRGLKKADADKEAMALLERVGVAKQASKLPAQLSGGQQQRVAIARALAMHPKVMLFDEPTSALDPEMINEVLDVMVELAHEGMTMIVVTHEMGFARKAANRVVFMADGRIVEEATPEEFFTAPKSDRAKDFLSKLLTH is encoded by the coding sequence ATGACCTCTGGTAAGCCTCTCGTCGTGGTCGACAACGTCCAGAAGCACTATGGCGACTTCCAGGCGCTCACGGATATCGATCTCACGGTGAACGCCGGCGAGGTCGTCGTCGTGATCGGTCCGTCCGGCTCGGGCAAGTCGACCCTGTGTCGCACGATCAACCGGCTCGAGACCATCACGAGCGGCACGATCAGCATCGACGGCAAGGCGCTCCCTGCCGAGGGCAAGGGGCTCGCGACACTGCGCGCCGACGTCGGCATGGTGTTCCAGTCGTTCAACCTCTTCGCGCACCTGACGATCCTCGAGAACGTCACTCTCGGCCCCATCAAGGTCCGAGGCCTGAAGAAGGCGGATGCCGACAAGGAGGCCATGGCGCTCCTCGAGCGTGTCGGCGTCGCCAAGCAGGCGTCGAAGCTCCCCGCTCAGCTCTCGGGCGGCCAGCAGCAGCGCGTCGCGATCGCTCGCGCCCTGGCGATGCACCCCAAGGTCATGCTCTTCGACGAGCCGACCAGTGCGCTCGACCCCGAGATGATCAACGAAGTTCTCGACGTGATGGTCGAACTCGCCCATGAGGGCATGACGATGATCGTCGTGACCCATGAGATGGGCTTCGCGCGCAAGGCCGCCAACCGCGTGGTCTTCATGGCCGACGGGCGCATCGTGGAGGAGGCGACTCCCGAGGAGTTCTTCACGGCTCCGAAGAGCGACCGAGCCAAGGACTTCCTCTCGAAGCTCCTCACGCACTGA
- a CDS encoding TAXI family TRAP transporter solute-binding subunit → MTRPGGSRTLWRRIVGVAAVVVLAGASSACSTRASEWDDSRYEIASGGANGVYFAYGSELAAELSETLDVRIDAAETAGSVDNLLRVGSGEALVGFAQGDAAADAVAGEGAFDEPLAVQAVARLYDEYLHVVVRADSEIDDLTDLAGKTVSLGAENSGVHVIAGRVLDAADVDIASISDPELDLGESIMALEGSEIDGFFWVGGIPTPGIADLAETTPVRLLSIEQTWVNTVNARYSDAYRPSDFPVGLYGLAQPEPTMAVPNYLVTSAATPDDVVRDILAGLFASRTDIAQDVPAAALLDRRQAIFTGPVELHPGAVEYYRSQRD, encoded by the coding sequence ATGACGCGGCCGGGCGGGTCTCGGACGCTGTGGCGGCGGATCGTCGGTGTCGCGGCTGTGGTCGTGCTCGCCGGTGCATCGAGCGCCTGCAGCACACGCGCGAGCGAGTGGGACGACTCTCGATACGAGATCGCCAGCGGCGGGGCGAACGGCGTCTACTTCGCCTATGGGAGCGAGCTCGCGGCGGAGCTGTCGGAGACGCTCGACGTCAGGATCGACGCGGCGGAGACGGCCGGTTCGGTCGACAACCTGCTGCGGGTCGGGTCAGGCGAGGCCCTCGTCGGATTCGCGCAGGGCGATGCGGCCGCGGATGCGGTCGCGGGGGAGGGCGCCTTCGACGAGCCCCTGGCGGTGCAGGCCGTCGCTCGGCTGTACGACGAGTATCTCCACGTGGTCGTGCGCGCGGACTCCGAGATCGACGATCTCACCGACCTCGCGGGTAAGACGGTGTCGCTCGGAGCGGAGAACTCGGGCGTGCACGTCATCGCCGGACGAGTTCTGGATGCCGCTGATGTCGACATCGCCTCCATCAGCGATCCTGAACTCGATCTCGGGGAATCCATCATGGCGTTGGAGGGATCCGAGATCGACGGATTCTTCTGGGTCGGTGGGATCCCGACGCCGGGCATCGCCGACCTGGCGGAGACGACGCCGGTCAGACTGCTCTCGATCGAGCAGACCTGGGTGAACACGGTCAACGCGCGTTACTCCGACGCCTATCGTCCCTCGGACTTCCCGGTCGGGCTGTACGGGCTCGCGCAGCCGGAGCCGACGATGGCCGTCCCCAACTATCTGGTGACATCGGCCGCCACCCCGGACGACGTGGTGCGAGACATCCTCGCCGGGCTGTTCGCGTCCCGCACCGACATCGCGCAGGACGTTCCGGCGGCGGCGCTGCTCGACCGCAGACAGGCGATCTTCACGGGACCGGTCGAGCTCCACCCCGGGGCTGTCGAGTACTACCGAAGTCAGCGAGACTGA